A stretch of the Pseudalkalibacillus hwajinpoensis genome encodes the following:
- a CDS encoding NAD-dependent succinate-semialdehyde dehydrogenase, giving the protein MINVDTTKGMFINGEWIQSESGSVVEVFNPATRDKITEIPSGGTKEAKLAIESAEKAFEPWAELTARERSTYLYKAYHLMIERKEKLAALLTEEQGKPLKEARGEIEFAASFLLWYAEEANRVYGEMIPSTKKNKRLWVVPKPIGVVAAITPWNFPAGMITRKVGPALAAGCTVVLKPAEQTPLTAIEIVKIFEEVGLPKGVLNIVVGNAAEIGKEIMDSSAVKLVTFTGSTEVGKLLMEGSAQTVKKLALELGGHAPLIVFEDADLDLAVDQAIASKYRNCGQTCICTNRLYVHSNVRDEFVTKLEAKVRELRVGNGSDESVDVGPLIDDGGLNKVKDQVEDALSKGAVLLTGGKQWEGPGGYFFEPTILSNVTDDMKIMTEETFGPVVPIQTFDRDEDAVAAANNTEYGLASFLFTNNLSRAIKVMEKLEYGIIGINDVFPGTAEAPFGGIKESGLGKEGGHEGIKEYLEMKYVSVALSDTL; this is encoded by the coding sequence ATGATAAATGTGGATACAACGAAAGGGATGTTCATCAACGGAGAATGGATTCAGTCAGAATCAGGTTCTGTGGTGGAAGTATTCAATCCTGCGACAAGAGATAAAATTACTGAAATTCCTTCTGGAGGCACTAAGGAAGCGAAATTAGCGATCGAATCGGCAGAAAAAGCATTCGAGCCCTGGGCTGAATTGACGGCAAGAGAAAGATCGACTTATTTGTATAAAGCGTATCACCTTATGATCGAACGAAAGGAAAAACTAGCTGCTCTTTTGACAGAAGAGCAGGGAAAACCGTTGAAGGAAGCGCGGGGAGAAATTGAATTCGCCGCAAGTTTCTTGCTCTGGTATGCAGAAGAAGCGAACCGCGTCTATGGTGAGATGATTCCTTCAACGAAAAAGAACAAGCGTCTATGGGTCGTTCCTAAACCGATCGGCGTTGTGGCTGCGATCACGCCGTGGAATTTCCCGGCTGGTATGATCACAAGAAAAGTCGGTCCAGCTCTAGCCGCTGGATGTACGGTCGTCTTAAAACCAGCTGAACAAACGCCACTCACAGCGATCGAAATCGTGAAGATTTTTGAAGAGGTCGGCCTTCCGAAAGGCGTGCTGAATATCGTTGTTGGTAATGCAGCAGAGATTGGTAAAGAAATCATGGATAGCTCAGCTGTTAAGCTGGTTACCTTTACTGGATCGACAGAAGTTGGAAAGCTATTGATGGAAGGAAGCGCCCAAACGGTTAAAAAGCTTGCGCTTGAACTCGGTGGTCATGCACCGCTGATCGTATTCGAGGATGCGGACCTCGATCTTGCAGTTGATCAAGCAATCGCAAGTAAATATCGGAACTGTGGACAAACGTGTATCTGTACGAATCGCCTCTATGTTCATTCAAACGTTAGAGATGAATTCGTAACGAAGCTAGAAGCGAAAGTGAGAGAGCTTCGTGTCGGGAACGGCTCAGATGAATCAGTAGATGTTGGTCCGCTTATCGACGATGGTGGATTGAATAAAGTGAAGGATCAAGTGGAAGATGCGCTTTCTAAAGGAGCGGTGCTCTTGACTGGCGGGAAGCAGTGGGAAGGACCAGGCGGGTATTTCTTTGAACCGACCATCCTTTCGAATGTGACTGACGACATGAAGATTATGACAGAAGAAACGTTCGGACCGGTCGTTCCGATCCAGACGTTTGATAGAGATGAAGACGCAGTTGCAGCAGCTAATAACACGGAATATGGCTTAGCATCCTTCCTCTTTACGAACAACCTTAGCCGAGCGATTAAGGTTATGGAGAAACTTGAATACGGAATCATCGGCATTAATGATGTGTTCCCTGGCACAGCTGAAGCGCCATTCGGCGGGATCAAGGAGTCAGGTCTCGGCAAAGAAGGTGGGCATGAAGGAATCAAGGAATACTTGGAGATGAAATACGTTTCTGTGGCGCTTTCAGATACGCTGTAA
- a CDS encoding DUF362 domain-containing protein produces the protein MKYPEVVKVKQRFPSGKIENIEKHLTEELKHQLPAVQKGASIAITVGSRGISNRVSIVKTVVDYLKGQGAAPFIIGAMGSHGGGTPEGQMDVLESLGFTEEAIGCPVRTSATVVEVGTTDIGFTLYCDKMAWESDGIIVMNRVKLHTSFRGPNESGLLKMITVGLGKAKGANQLHRQGPPNMSKTVQEVGRGMINTGKILAGIGIVENSFDETAHLEVIHPQSILERERELLLLSKEYFPRIPIEQLDLLIVKKMGKNYSGTGMDTNVLGRTKIFGVPEPQTPSFKRIGVLDLDDSSHGNATGIGLADLTTERLFQKIDRQKTYLNCLTSTYVQRAMIPMVLDTEQELVNKAIDSLAVEDPTALRVAIIENTLDLETLYLSHNLIEEAGEQIDVMSDSEPIAFTEDGELNYFLGSAGGH, from the coding sequence ATGAAATATCCTGAGGTTGTGAAAGTGAAACAACGCTTTCCTTCTGGAAAAATCGAGAACATTGAGAAACATCTGACAGAGGAGCTGAAGCATCAGCTCCCTGCTGTTCAGAAAGGAGCTTCGATCGCAATTACGGTAGGAAGTCGTGGCATCTCTAATCGAGTCAGTATCGTCAAAACGGTTGTCGATTACTTAAAGGGACAAGGTGCAGCGCCTTTTATCATCGGTGCGATGGGTAGTCACGGTGGTGGTACACCGGAAGGACAGATGGATGTGCTCGAGAGTCTTGGATTTACGGAGGAAGCGATCGGTTGTCCCGTTCGGACGTCGGCAACAGTCGTCGAAGTGGGAACGACAGATATTGGCTTCACTCTCTATTGTGACAAAATGGCATGGGAATCAGATGGCATTATCGTCATGAATCGAGTGAAGTTACATACTTCATTCCGAGGACCGAATGAGAGTGGATTGTTAAAGATGATTACAGTGGGGCTTGGAAAAGCAAAAGGTGCGAATCAATTGCACCGGCAGGGACCACCGAATATGTCGAAGACAGTTCAAGAAGTTGGTCGGGGAATGATCAATACTGGAAAGATTTTAGCTGGAATCGGTATCGTGGAAAACAGCTTTGATGAAACGGCACATCTCGAAGTGATCCACCCCCAATCTATTTTGGAAAGGGAACGAGAATTATTACTGCTTTCGAAAGAATACTTCCCAAGGATTCCGATCGAACAATTGGACTTGTTGATCGTCAAAAAAATGGGGAAAAATTATAGCGGCACCGGAATGGATACGAACGTTCTAGGAAGGACTAAGATCTTTGGCGTACCAGAGCCTCAAACCCCTTCTTTTAAACGGATAGGAGTACTCGATTTAGATGATTCCTCGCACGGAAATGCGACTGGAATTGGATTAGCAGATCTGACAACAGAGCGACTATTTCAAAAGATTGATCGTCAAAAGACGTATTTGAACTGTTTGACGAGTACCTACGTTCAGCGCGCTATGATACCGATGGTACTAGATACTGAACAGGAACTTGTAAATAAAGCGATTGATAGTTTAGCAGTCGAAGATCCAACAGCATTACGAGTCGCAATCATCGAAAACACACTGGATCTGGAAACCCTCTATCTTTCACATAACCTGATTGAAGAAGCAGGTGAACAGATCGATGTTATGTCGGATTCAGAACCGATCGCATTTACTGAAGACGGAGAGTTGAACTATTTCTTAGGAAGCGCAGGTGGGCACTAA
- a CDS encoding dihydroxy-acid dehydratase: MTKSQTSYGDAGFSEFIRMAFSRHLGHDKEDYNKPVIGICNTFSEINRCHSHVKPMVEAIKRGVIMEGGTPLEFPTISVGEMFTSPTTMLYRNLVAMDTEEMITAQPIDGTVMIGGCDKMAPAQLMGSASADKPAILFTGGPMNNGHYKGKTLGACSDCRFFWQEYKAGTVDEEEIAEINERLAPTAGHCMVMGSASTIAACAEAMGMMLPGGAATPATENERMRLAQETGRAIVRLVKAGIKPSDIMTRESFDNAIKTLMAVGGSTNAVIHLIAIARRLGIELTLADFEEHSRTTPFLANMRPAGKYQMQDLYYAGGISAVLKELSPLLHTEELTVTGKTLGENLADVEIESVYRDIIRPLDDPLHKEGGIAVLKGNLAPNGAIIKPKAATKELLKHKGQAVVFTSLTDMAERVNDPDLEVTPDSVLVLQNAGPVGAPGMPEAGMIPIPDKLLKQGVRDMVRLSDCRMSGTAFGTVLLHVAPEAAIGGPIGLIKDGDWIELDVDERKLELLVSEEELSVRKSHWSPPVFENYNRGYPLLYRQHVLQADEGCDFDFMLPVPDQEKQKKKHEPVNGAPTT; the protein is encoded by the coding sequence ATGACAAAGTCACAAACATCATACGGAGATGCAGGATTCAGCGAATTTATTAGAATGGCATTCAGCCGTCATCTAGGTCATGACAAGGAAGACTATAACAAACCGGTTATTGGCATTTGTAATACGTTCAGCGAAATCAATCGGTGTCACAGTCATGTGAAGCCGATGGTCGAAGCGATCAAACGAGGGGTTATTATGGAAGGCGGAACACCTCTTGAGTTCCCGACGATATCGGTCGGTGAAATGTTTACGAGTCCAACGACTATGTTATACCGAAATCTCGTTGCGATGGATACGGAAGAAATGATCACAGCGCAGCCGATCGATGGCACCGTTATGATTGGGGGCTGTGACAAAATGGCGCCAGCTCAGCTGATGGGTTCAGCGAGTGCAGACAAACCAGCGATTCTTTTTACAGGTGGACCGATGAACAATGGCCATTACAAAGGCAAGACGCTAGGGGCATGCTCGGACTGTCGTTTCTTCTGGCAGGAATATAAAGCGGGAACTGTTGATGAAGAAGAAATTGCTGAGATTAATGAGCGACTTGCACCAACTGCCGGTCACTGTATGGTGATGGGCTCAGCAAGCACGATTGCGGCTTGTGCAGAAGCGATGGGGATGATGCTTCCAGGTGGGGCAGCAACACCGGCTACTGAAAATGAGCGGATGCGCCTCGCGCAAGAAACGGGACGCGCGATCGTTCGCCTCGTGAAAGCAGGGATCAAGCCTTCCGATATTATGACGAGGGAATCTTTCGATAATGCGATCAAAACGCTGATGGCCGTTGGAGGTTCGACGAATGCTGTTATCCATCTGATCGCGATCGCGAGAAGACTCGGCATTGAATTAACTCTCGCTGATTTTGAAGAGCACAGCAGAACGACGCCGTTTCTTGCGAACATGCGACCTGCTGGAAAATATCAGATGCAGGACCTTTACTATGCGGGTGGAATCTCTGCTGTTCTGAAGGAACTGTCACCACTTCTTCATACGGAAGAACTTACGGTAACTGGAAAGACGCTAGGAGAGAATTTAGCGGATGTTGAAATCGAAAGCGTTTACCGCGATATTATTCGACCGCTCGATGATCCTTTACATAAAGAAGGCGGCATCGCGGTTTTGAAAGGGAATTTAGCGCCAAATGGTGCGATCATCAAGCCGAAAGCGGCAACGAAGGAACTGTTGAAGCATAAAGGACAGGCCGTCGTTTTCACTTCTTTAACAGACATGGCGGAACGTGTGAACGATCCAGATCTAGAAGTGACTCCTGATAGTGTACTCGTTCTTCAAAATGCCGGACCTGTTGGAGCGCCAGGCATGCCGGAAGCTGGGATGATTCCGATCCCGGATAAGCTATTGAAACAAGGTGTCCGCGATATGGTGCGCTTATCTGACTGTCGGATGAGTGGAACGGCTTTTGGTACCGTGCTTTTACACGTAGCGCCTGAAGCAGCTATCGGAGGTCCAATCGGTTTGATCAAGGATGGAGATTGGATCGAGCTAGACGTGGATGAGCGTAAGCTGGAACTATTGGTTTCTGAAGAAGAGCTTTCGGTTCGAAAGAGCCATTGGTCACCGCCAGTTTTCGAAAATTACAACAGGGGTTATCCTCTTTTATATCGTCAACACGTTTTGCAGGCTGATGAGGGATGTGATTTTGATTTCATGCTACCGGTTCCAGATCAAGAAAAGCAGAAAAAGAAACACGAGCCTGTAAATGGAGCGCCCACGACATGA
- a CDS encoding XapX domain-containing protein translates to MKEILLALLSGVLIGLVFKMVRLPIPAPPVLAGVVGIFGVWLGAYGLTFLMDKLTN, encoded by the coding sequence ATGAAAGAAATTCTATTAGCACTTTTGAGCGGCGTCCTTATCGGTCTCGTCTTCAAGATGGTCCGTCTCCCGATACCAGCGCCACCTGTACTTGCAGGTGTCGTCGGTATATTTGGGGTATGGCTTGGAGCTTACGGGCTAACGTTTCTGATGGATAAATTGACGAACTGA